A stretch of DNA from Zonotrichia albicollis isolate bZonAlb1 chromosome 17, bZonAlb1.hap1, whole genome shotgun sequence:
TCTCAGGGCGGCACGACGcggtgctgtggggctgccgccagaatcccatcccatcccatcccatcccatcccatcccatcccatcccatcccatcccaagcCACCGTCCTGTGCTGAGCCGAGCAGAGCCGCGCTCGCGGAGCCCGAGGCGGCTGACGGGGCGGGCGGGCAGCAGCTTGGAAATTAATACATTTGCCAGGTTGTCAAAACATTAATCAACGGATACAAAAATCTGGAAATGGTTGGGACAACATGTATTTGCGGAAAATATGTGTTCACACAACAAGCACACAAGATGGGAACAATTATATGAAGATGTTTTAATAATTAACCAGAATAAAACAGTTTGCTCTCCATACAGTTCTAGACAATAAAAGTGTTTGCagtcatatttttcttttgtacaAAATTCCAGTCAGTTGTTCCTCAATATTTACATTAGCATTCCCTTTTCACAAAatatctccttttttccccccttccttttttttttctttaaatccaGCTTTGCTACATAAATGCTTTAGATCTCATGGATATCccttgatttctttttaaaaagtctaataaaaaaaaccccaaaagacaTTAAATAccattttatatataaaaatgctTAGTAAAAATATAGTTTTGTTGCCCAATTAAAATATATTGCTGAGAATACAGTAAAAACTGTCCTAAAGCCCACCCCTAATGGGCGCCGACTCTTTAACAGCCCCGGCAAAGTCTTTCTAAAAgctttttcccccctaaaaGTTTGCCTGTCCTTGGGTTAAATACTGGGGACAGGTCACAATTTGGCTCATCCTGGTGTGATTGTTTCAGGCAGGATTTACTGGAATTGACTTGAAAATGCCCCTTGGAGCTGGTGGGAGCTGGAGATGTGCCCTGCCGAGGGCTGGAGCGGGGAGCACGGCGGGGAAAGGCGTCTATCTGTGTTATATAGTTATACGGTATATCAGTGAGTTCAGCATGGTCTGTctctaaaaaaaattttaaaaaaatcaaaataaaaaaagaacaaacaagaAAGCGATGCATTTAATGAGATACTCTAAATATGATGGAGCTCGTGGTTAAAGGAGgatggctttttgttttttagagGAGAGTCGGGGCTCTCCTGGTGCACGCATTGGATGGTGGGGTCAACCTAACCGGTGATGCAGGGGCTATAGTAAACAGCACTGCTGGCATCGGACAGGGCAGATATCAAACTGCTCTCCTCGCAGGAGATACTTCTAGGAGTCACTTTGGACAGGGAGACATGGTAAGGGAGGCCCGAGGCTTCGGGACGAGTCCTGCTCATGTTCAAATACTGGTCAAACTCATTGCGGTCAACGTCTGTCCAGAGCTCGGTTTGGTTCAAGTGATCCACGCTCTCCATGTGGTGGGCTTCAGGAGGGGGCGACAGCTGGCCCAGGTGGGCGGAAAGCCCATTCTGAGTTCCTGAGCACATCTGGTTGTAGTAAAGGCTGGAGGGATGGGGAGTCCTCATGGCGTCGGCCAAGTGTGAGGGGGTCTGAGTGTAGGGCACGGCCACGTCCCGCCCCATGCACTTCTCCTGGGGAAACTCCATCTGGTGATGGTGGTGGTAGCTGCGAAAGGGCATCATGTTGCAGTCATCCTGCATGTGCGGGGGGAAAAATGCCGGCTCGGTCTGTTCCAAGACATCCAAGGGAGACATCTCAGGAGTTGGCAAGCCATAGTTTTCAATATCCGACCCCATGGAGTGGAGTTCTCTGAAGTGGTTAAGTGGGGGAGGCTGGGGGTGGCCCGGCTGGCTGCCGCCATGGTGACTCATGCTGAAGTTGTCACTGCAAGGCTGGGAAAGGTTATGCAGGAGGATATTGGGTTCCATCCTCTTGATTTTCTTGGCTTGCTTCTTTCTCCTTGGGCGGTATTTGTAGTTGGGGTGATCCTGGAGATGCTGGATTCGCAGGCGCTCTGCCTCTTCCACGAAGGGACGCTTGTCGCTGGCGCTCAGCGCTTTCCATGACTGGCCTGGAAGAGGAAAGAGAAGCTCTGTGAGAGTGGCACAGCCACCTGGCACTGGCCAGGGCACGGGGGCACCCAGGGAGAGGCAGCCCAGGGGTGAAGGGCTCCTGCAGATGGCATGGCACCTGAGCGGGGTCTCACTGCCggcagcaggaagggctggggaaTGGGTTCCCAAGCCAGGCTGTTCCCTTGTCCCAGAAGGAGaatccagcagtgcccagcacctcAGTGCTGTGGGAGAATGGGGCTGCATGGAATGGGAAcccctctgccagggctggggattCTGCCTCCCACCGCCCCTTGGTACAGATCACAGTCCCTGCTTCCCTGCATCTCGCATCCAGAGCGTGCACCTCTGCAGAGCAAATCACCCATCCCAAAAACTCACAGCACCATATCCTGGATCCCACATCCCCACACCCCGCAGCCCCGTGTCTCTGCatcctgctgctctgtctgGCCATATCCTGCTTCCCGTAGTCCCGCATCCTGCAGCTCCATTTACCCATATCCTGCTTCCCGTGTTCCCACATCCCGCATCCTACAGTCGTGCATCCCGCATCCTGCAGCCTGTATTCCCAtatcctgcatccctgcagctgTGGACCGCTCGGCCCTGCATCTCTGCATCCCTCAGCCTGTTTCCCTGAGATGTTTCCTTGCATCTTGTGTACATGCAGCTCTGTATCTTCACATCctcacatcccacagccccataTTCCCACAACATGTAACACCACATTCCACAGCCTGAGTCCTGCATCCAAGAGTCCCATCCAAGAGTCCTGCATCCTTACAGCTCgcatccctgcagccctgcatccTTGCAACCTGCAACTGGTATCCCTTCATCCCGCATCCCTAAAGCTTGTGTTCTGCAGCTCTTTACCCTTGTAGCCCATAGCCCTGCATCCCTCAGGTATCCCACAGCACCCCATCCTTGTACCCTCATATCCTTGCAATCTGCATCCCACAGTCCTGTACCCTTGGAGCCTGGCTAGCAGAGCCCCATATCCTTGCATCctacagcctgctgccttgTATCTGTGCAGtctgcatcccacagccctGGACTCTCAGCATACACCCCAAATCGCTGTACTGCTCCATCCCACACTCCCAGCCCTGAATCCCTGTACCTCAGCAGTTCCCATCTCCAGCTCTGTAGCCCTGCatcccactgccctgggctaTCAGAGCCAAACCTGCCTATCCTGTACACCCCCAGCCCTGTACCCCAACATTCTGAGCTCGGTACCCCTGCACTCTGCACTCTCGCAGCATCATCCCCAGACCTGTATCTCTGTATTGCTGTATTCCCAGCCCTATACTCCCGCATCCCTGTCTCTCAGCTCAATATCCTCCCCATCCCACAACCCTGTATCCTTACAGC
This window harbors:
- the SOX18 gene encoding transcription factor SOX-18, with protein sequence MNISESNYCREEISQPRGDCSWVTAAVPAAEPGLAFPRPPGAASPASRTPSPEPGFAFGPGPGGAAPGAAPSRTPSPEPGYGYSPPAGRPEGKAAEDSRIRRPMNAFMVWAKDERKRLAQQNPDLHNAVLSKMLGQSWKALSASDKRPFVEEAERLRIQHLQDHPNYKYRPRRKKQAKKIKRMEPNILLHNLSQPCSDNFSMSHHGGSQPGHPQPPPLNHFRELHSMGSDIENYGLPTPEMSPLDVLEQTEPAFFPPHMQDDCNMMPFRSYHHHHQMEFPQEKCMGRDVAVPYTQTPSHLADAMRTPHPSSLYYNQMCSGTQNGLSAHLGQLSPPPEAHHMESVDHLNQTELWTDVDRNEFDQYLNMSRTRPEASGLPYHVSLSKVTPRSISCEESSLISALSDASSAVYYSPCITG